From a single Deinococcus fonticola genomic region:
- a CDS encoding alpha/beta fold hydrolase, with protein MPERTLVAVHGNFASARWWHDLIGGPPAGWRVVAPNLPGFAGTPHTGEVGIPAYARWLRAWLEEQHILRPVLLGHSLGGAVVMELAQQSPAEVAGLILAASSPLGGLVTPEENYPVLEMMRSQPALLEMSLGALFPSGRPANFPDLVVDGGRMAATHYSGNARALSAWRVNPEQLRGLPTLVLGGGLDALVTPDMVRSQAQALGTQAGLFPGLGHGFPQENPAALRACLEHFLHTLPEEA; from the coding sequence ATGCCTGAACGCACCCTGGTCGCCGTGCACGGTAACTTCGCCTCGGCGCGCTGGTGGCACGACCTGATCGGCGGCCCGCCTGCCGGGTGGCGCGTGGTGGCCCCGAACCTTCCCGGCTTTGCCGGCACGCCGCACACCGGCGAGGTCGGCATTCCCGCCTACGCCCGCTGGCTCCGCGCCTGGCTGGAGGAACAGCACATCCTTCGCCCGGTGCTGCTCGGCCACTCGCTGGGCGGCGCCGTCGTCATGGAACTGGCCCAGCAGTCCCCGGCAGAGGTGGCGGGCCTGATCCTGGCCGCCAGCAGCCCCCTGGGCGGCCTGGTCACCCCCGAGGAGAATTACCCAGTGCTGGAAATGATGCGCAGTCAACCGGCCCTGCTGGAAATGAGCCTGGGTGCGCTGTTTCCTTCCGGTCGGCCCGCGAATTTTCCCGATCTGGTGGTGGACGGCGGGCGCATGGCTGCCACGCACTACAGTGGCAACGCCCGCGCCCTCAGCGCCTGGCGCGTCAACCCTGAACAGCTGCGCGGTCTTCCCACGCTGGTGCTGGGCGGCGGGCTGGACGCCCTCGTGACCCCCGATATGGTGCGCAGCCAGGCGCAGGCGCTGGGCACCCAGGCTGGCCTGTTTCCCGGCCTGGGCCACGGCTTCCCGCAGGAGAACCCGGCGGCCCTGCGCGCGTGCCTGGAACACTTCCTGCACACCCTGCCTGAAGAAGCCTGA
- the pdxY gene encoding pyridoxal kinase, translating to MTELAPSVPLHLLSIQSWVAYGHVGNAAAMFPLQRLGFEVWAVNTVQFSNHTGYGAWTGMVFPAELVGELLDGIEARGALPDCHGVLSGYMGSEGTVDAVVKALGRVRAVNPQALYCCDPVMGDVGRGVFVRPELPELIAAHAIPAADIVTPNQFELELLTGLKVDTLEHALKAAHTLREKLNPGGPRIVVVTSLVRSDAPQGVIETLAVTGNGAWLCRTPLLPLDPPRNGTGDAIAALFYGQYLKTGSVPQALSLAMSSLYAVLKVTHQLGTREIQLVAAQDELLRPSEVFEAEQLG from the coding sequence ATGACTGAGCTTGCTCCCAGCGTGCCTCTTCACCTTCTTTCCATTCAGTCCTGGGTGGCTTACGGTCACGTGGGGAACGCGGCGGCCATGTTTCCGTTGCAGCGCCTGGGGTTCGAGGTGTGGGCAGTCAATACCGTGCAGTTCAGCAACCACACCGGATACGGCGCGTGGACCGGCATGGTGTTTCCGGCGGAACTGGTGGGCGAACTGCTTGACGGCATCGAGGCGCGTGGGGCGCTGCCCGACTGCCACGGCGTCCTGAGCGGCTACATGGGCAGTGAAGGCACGGTGGACGCTGTGGTGAAGGCGCTTGGCCGCGTGCGGGCGGTCAACCCGCAGGCGCTGTACTGCTGCGACCCGGTGATGGGCGACGTGGGACGCGGCGTGTTCGTGCGCCCGGAACTGCCGGAACTGATCGCCGCGCACGCCATTCCGGCTGCCGACATCGTGACGCCCAACCAGTTCGAGCTGGAGTTGCTGACTGGCCTGAAGGTGGACACGCTGGAGCACGCGCTGAAGGCGGCCCACACCCTGCGCGAGAAATTAAACCCGGGCGGGCCGCGCATCGTGGTGGTGACCAGCCTGGTGCGCTCGGACGCGCCGCAGGGCGTCATCGAGACGCTGGCGGTCACCGGGAACGGCGCGTGGCTGTGCCGCACCCCGCTGCTGCCACTCGACCCGCCCAGGAACGGTACCGGGGACGCCATCGCGGCGCTGTTCTATGGCCAGTACCTCAAGACGGGCAGCGTGCCGCAGGCCCTGAGCCTGGCCATGAGCAGCCTCTACGCCGTGCTGAAAGTAACCCACCAGCTCGGCACGCGCGAAATTCAACTGGTGGCCGCGCAGGATGAACTGCTGCGCCCCAGCGAGGTCTTCGAGGCCGAGCAACTCGGGTAA
- a CDS encoding helix-turn-helix transcriptional regulator yields the protein MTYDPSLRVLTVLELLQAREEITGAELARRLEVSPRTVQRYVMKLQDLGIPVEGKRGVGGAYRLKPGFRLPPLMFTPDEALSLTLGLHALRLVGLSELTPAAQSASAKLARTLPQNLRAEVTALEQVVQLDASPWVVNTNAGKLTVLMQAVREARVICMEYRSGKAEQSQRNVQVYRVVHFDGRWYAVGLCLKRGALRSFRVDRIHTVTLLDDVFDLPEFDALAYLRSTHPTPRSYLVDVWLDAPPETLRGLVSMWMSDITAEAGGTRLRGQREQLLSFASFLLSLNVDFRIDSPPELHATFHELARRCQTITSGSEN from the coding sequence ATGACCTACGATCCCTCGCTGCGCGTCCTGACCGTGCTGGAACTGCTCCAGGCGCGCGAGGAAATCACCGGCGCAGAACTGGCGCGGCGGCTGGAAGTCAGCCCGCGCACGGTGCAGCGGTACGTCATGAAACTTCAGGATCTGGGCATTCCGGTGGAGGGCAAACGCGGGGTGGGCGGCGCCTACCGCCTGAAACCGGGGTTCCGCTTGCCGCCCCTGATGTTCACGCCGGACGAGGCCCTGAGCCTGACGCTGGGGCTGCACGCGCTGCGGCTGGTGGGCCTCAGCGAGTTGACGCCCGCCGCGCAGTCGGCCAGCGCAAAACTGGCGCGGACGCTGCCGCAGAACCTGCGGGCCGAGGTCACGGCACTGGAGCAGGTCGTGCAACTCGACGCCTCGCCGTGGGTGGTGAACACCAACGCCGGAAAACTGACGGTGCTGATGCAGGCGGTGCGTGAAGCCCGCGTGATCTGCATGGAGTACCGTTCCGGAAAGGCCGAGCAGTCGCAGCGGAACGTGCAGGTGTACCGCGTGGTGCACTTCGACGGGCGCTGGTACGCGGTGGGGCTGTGCCTGAAACGCGGGGCGCTGCGGTCTTTTCGGGTCGACCGTATACACACCGTCACGCTGCTGGACGACGTGTTCGACCTGCCGGAGTTCGACGCACTGGCCTACCTGCGCTCTACGCACCCCACGCCGCGCAGTTACCTGGTGGACGTGTGGCTGGACGCCCCGCCCGAGACCCTGCGCGGCCTGGTGTCCATGTGGATGAGCGACATCACCGCCGAGGCCGGGGGCACACGCCTGCGCGGCCAGCGCGAGCAACTGCTGAGTTTCGCCTCTTTTCTGCTGAGCCTGAATGTCGATTTCAGAATCGACTCGCCGCCCGAACTCCACGCCACTTTTCATGAACTGGCGCGGCGCTGCCAGACCATCACGTCCGGCAGCGAGAACTAA
- a CDS encoding DinB family protein produces the protein MTHPVIVTPSTFLSHWQGHRALTRRVIEAFPEDNLFTYTAAPPMRPFGTMAWEIHQVSELTLNGLLTGEWTEPDWREGASTDRARLLREWDALSARLEAEFPNVDLNFFEQTHRLPWGEMSGWAATIYTIDNEIHHRGQGYVYLRALGIEPPAFYER, from the coding sequence ATGACCCACCCCGTAATCGTTACCCCGTCCACGTTCCTGAGCCACTGGCAGGGGCACCGCGCCCTGACCCGCCGCGTGATCGAGGCCTTCCCCGAGGACAACCTGTTCACCTACACCGCCGCGCCGCCCATGCGCCCCTTTGGCACGATGGCCTGGGAAATCCATCAGGTCAGCGAACTGACCCTGAATGGCCTGCTGACCGGCGAGTGGACGGAGCCCGACTGGCGCGAAGGCGCCAGCACGGACCGCGCCAGACTGCTGCGCGAGTGGGACGCCCTGAGTGCCCGTCTGGAGGCCGAATTCCCCAACGTCGATCTGAACTTCTTCGAGCAGACGCACCGGCTTCCCTGGGGCGAAATGAGCGGCTGGGCAGCGACCATCTACACCATCGACAACGAAATTCACCACCGGGGCCAGGGCTACGTGTACCTGCGCGCCCTGGGTATCGAGCCGCCCGCCTTCTACGAGAGGTGA
- a CDS encoding DUF1905 domain-containing protein, translated as MEFTAELFQWRGPAPHYFVSVPDDLKGALKAASKLVTYGWGMIPVTVGIGGAEYDTSLFPKDGGYLVPIRADVRQAEALEEGQRLTVTLDIRTGKAMRGVRRMK; from the coding sequence ATGGAATTCACCGCCGAACTGTTTCAGTGGCGCGGCCCTGCTCCGCACTACTTTGTCAGCGTGCCTGACGATCTGAAAGGTGCCCTCAAGGCCGCCTCGAAACTCGTCACCTACGGCTGGGGCATGATTCCTGTGACCGTCGGCATCGGTGGGGCCGAGTACGATACGTCCCTGTTTCCAAAGGACGGCGGTTATCTGGTGCCCATTCGCGCCGACGTGCGCCAGGCCGAGGCGCTGGAAGAAGGCCAGCGTCTGACTGTGACCCTCGATATTCGCACTGGGAAAGCTATGCGGGGCGTGCGGCGTATGAAGTGA
- a CDS encoding 3-keto-5-aminohexanoate cleavage protein — protein sequence MDDVTWPLLRRAARITGASRIGFEDVLTLPDGQPAHSNAQLYQADWRLMQEVPL from the coding sequence ATGGACGACGTCACCTGGCCGCTGCTGCGCCGCGCCGCCCGGATCACCGGAGCCAGCCGGATCGGCTTCGAGGACGTGCTGACGCTGCCGGACGGGCAACCTGCCCACAGCAACGCGCAACTGTACCAGGCGGACTGGCGACTGATGCAGGAGGTTCCTTTATGA
- a CDS encoding DUF3224 domain-containing protein, producing the protein MTHTAKGTFQIGMRPAEASSTQLGRMTFDKTWDGDLRGESVGEMLSIGDPKSGTAAYTVLEVLNGRLGGRHGSFAFHQYGTMLAGQLALTYEIVPGSGSGELTGITGELKLTVVDRVHCYELEYRFPE; encoded by the coding sequence ATGACTCACACGGCAAAAGGCACGTTTCAGATCGGCATGCGACCAGCTGAGGCGTCCAGCACACAACTGGGCCGCATGACCTTCGACAAGACCTGGGACGGCGACCTGCGCGGCGAAAGCGTGGGGGAAATGCTGTCCATCGGTGACCCGAAAAGCGGTACAGCGGCCTACACCGTGCTGGAAGTGTTGAATGGCAGGCTGGGCGGGCGGCACGGCAGCTTCGCGTTTCACCAGTACGGCACCATGCTCGCTGGTCAACTGGCCCTGACTTACGAGATCGTTCCCGGCTCGGGCAGCGGCGAACTGACGGGCATCACGGGTGAGCTGAAATTGACCGTCGTGGACAGGGTTCACTGTTACGAACTGGAATACCGATTCCCGGAGTGA
- a CDS encoding GyrI-like domain-containing protein, translated as MSKVDFKKELKHLYQPSAQEVSVVDVPAMSFLMIDGAGDPNGTPAYTEAVSALFAVSYALKFRVKKGEPGLDYGVMPLEGLWWAEDITTFNTNDRRDWQWTMMIRQPDFITPDLVEAAMAQTRAKKPLNALSRLRFEPFTEGKAAQLLHVGPFSEEGPKIRRIHDFIVQHGKLSGKHHEIYLSDITKAAPEKWRTILRQPMTCQETP; from the coding sequence ATGTCAAAAGTGGATTTCAAGAAGGAACTGAAGCACCTGTACCAGCCCAGCGCTCAGGAAGTCAGTGTAGTGGACGTTCCCGCCATGTCATTCCTGATGATCGACGGCGCGGGTGATCCGAACGGAACTCCGGCGTATACGGAGGCGGTTTCGGCGTTGTTCGCGGTGTCGTACGCGCTGAAATTCCGGGTGAAGAAGGGCGAACCTGGACTCGATTACGGCGTGATGCCTCTGGAGGGCCTGTGGTGGGCCGAGGACATCACGACCTTTAACACCAATGACCGCCGCGACTGGCAGTGGACGATGATGATCCGGCAACCCGACTTCATCACGCCTGACCTGGTGGAGGCAGCCATGGCACAGACGCGCGCGAAAAAACCGCTGAACGCCCTGTCCAGGCTGCGTTTCGAGCCCTTCACCGAAGGGAAGGCCGCGCAACTGCTGCACGTCGGGCCATTCAGCGAGGAAGGGCCGAAGATTCGGCGTATTCATGATTTTATCGTTCAGCACGGAAAACTGAGCGGCAAACACCACGAGATTTACCTCAGTGACATCACGAAAGCCGCGCCGGAAAAATGGAGAACCATTCTCCGGCAACCCATGACCTGCCAGGAGACGCCGTGA